One window of the Bombus pyrosoma isolate SC7728 linkage group LG5, ASM1482585v1, whole genome shotgun sequence genome contains the following:
- the LOC122567466 gene encoding translation initiation factor IF-2, mitochondrial, with translation MKINMAASMVRAYIQSGLSRQASEVIWREQNINHTLQTLNVLHIQQQYYHITLASFKRRDNQKKNMVFNEEMLNTSLNEQFKKKSLPVIEVWENMTVKELANSAKRDINDVLDVVDIVSGKNIYDKNSILSSGHLISTITKKLGAKSKIISKQTSNIDTKYKDITRRPLPDKSQLVRRHPVVTIMGHVDHGKTTLLDALRHTSVAQSEFGGITQCIGAFDVTLDCGERVTFLDTPGHAAFTSMRYRGAYATDIVVLVVAADDGVKEQTLQSIEMAKNAKVPIIVAINKIDKPNIDIKRTQHELADHGIVVEELGGEVQCVKISALKGTNLQELTEAIVVQAELMDLKGDPAGLVEGVVIECSNHVGRGKLVTALIQRGTLKKGCLLVSGLAWAKVRAMFNDSGRPILEAKPSDAIQITGWKELPDVGDEMLQVENDKILQEVLKFREKERNETLAKQHKAVADQRLQEHLIEYRKLLGIRRMFGRDKTVMRKVREKLAEKEKDKCKIEDPTPTVNIIIKGDVAGSVETLLDIFDSYKCDKICRLNIVHYGVGSITSSDIELADTFKAIIYGFNVKAIKTLEEEATAKGIPLRLYNIVYKLIDNVKAEINSLLPEVDIEEITGEATILQKFDINEKNRKVSVAGCRCVKGVLLKSGLYHIVRGNENIFTGRLVSMRHLKNEMSSIETNLECGLRFENPTISFQPGDNIICVIIKRDKQKLDWDPGF, from the exons atgaaaataaatatggcTGCGTCCATGGTCAGAGCATACATTCAATCTgg tttatCAAGGCAAGCATCAGAAGTAATATGGCgagaacaaaatataaatcatactTTACAAACCTTGAATGTATTACATATTCAACAgcaatattatcatattaccCTAGCTTCTTTTAAACGAAGAGATAATCAAAAA aaaaatatggtatttaatgaagaaatgttaaatactTCTTTAAATGAACAATTTAAGAAAAAGTCACTCCCAGTAATAGAAGTATGGGAAAATATGACGGTTAAAGAATTAGCAAACTCTGCTAAAAGGGATATTAACGATGTTTTAGATGTAGTTGATATTGTAAgtggcaaaaatatttatgataaaaatagtattttatcaAGTGGACATTTAATATCTACCATAACTAAAAAACTTGGTgcaaaatctaaaattatttcaaagcaAACTTCAAATATAGATACAAAGTATAAAGACATTACAAGAAg aCCTCTACCAGATAAGTCTCAATTAGTGAGACGACATCCAGTGGTAACAATAATGGGGCATGTTGATCATGGTAAAACTACTTTACTTGATGCATTACGACATACGTCTGTTGCACAATCTGAATTTGGTGGAATTACACAATGCATTGGCGCCTTTGATG TAACTTTGGATTGTGGAGAACGAGTAACATTTTTGGATACACCTGGCCATGCTGCTTTTACCTCTATGCGATATAGAGGGGCATATGCAACAGATATTGTAGTATTAGTAGTAGCAGCCGATGATGGTGTCAAAGAACAAACCTTACAGAGTATAGAAATGGCAAAAAATGCCAAAGTTCCAATTATTGTGGCTATCAACAAAATTGATAAACCTAACATTGATATT AAAAGGACACAACATGAACTTGCAGATCATGGAATTGTAGTTGAAGAACTTGGTGGTGAGGTACAATGTGTGAAAATATCTGCTTTAAAGGGAACTAATTTACAAGAATTAACAGAAGCTATAGTCGTACAAGCAGAATTAATGGATTTGAAAGGGGATCCTGCAGGCTTAGTAGAAGGTGTTGTTATTGAATGTAGTAATCATGTTGGTCGTGGAAAATTAGTAACGGCTTTAATTCAGCGTGGTACTTTAAAGAAAGGATGTTTGTTAG tgTCTGGACTAGCATGGGCTAAAGTAAGAGCTATGTTTAATGATTCTGGCCGCCCTATTTTGGAAGCTAAACCATCGGACGCGATACAAATCACTGGATGGAAAGAATTACCTGACGTTGGAGATGAAATGCTACAagtagaaaatgataaaatattgcaagaaGTTCTAAAATTTAGAGAGAAGGAGCGCAATGAAACTTTAGCTAAACAACATAAAGCTGTTGCCGACCAAAGACTACAAGAACATCTCATT GAATATCGAAAGCTGTTAGGGATTAGAAGAATGTTTGGAAGAGATAAAACAGTAATGAGAAAGGTGAGGGAAAAACTGgccgaaaaagaaaaagataaatgtaaaatagagGATCCTACTCCAAcagttaatattattataaaaggtGATGTAGCAGGAAGTGTCGAGACATTGTTAGATATTTTTGACTCATATAAATGTGATAAAATATGCCGACTAAACATTGTTCATTATGGTGTTGGATCCATCACAAGCTCGGACATAGAATTAGCGGATACATTTAAag CAATTATTTATGGATTTAATGTAAAGGCAATTAAAACATTAGAAGAAGAGGCCACTGCAAAAGGCATACCTCTTCGACTGTATAACATTGTGTATAAACTTATTGATAATGTTAAGGcagaaattaatagtttaCTACCTGAAGtcgatatcgaagaaataacag gtgAAGCaacgatattacaaaaatttgatataaatgaaaaaaataggAAGGTAAGCGTTGCAGGTTGCCGTTGCGTTAAAGGCGTTCTTTTAAAATCTGGACTGTATCATATAGTCagaggaaatgaaaatatttttacag GAAGATTGGTATCAATGAGGCatttaaagaatgaaatgtcGTCGATAGAAACTAATCTCGAATGTGGTCTCAGATTTGAGAATCCAACGATATCATTCCAACCTGgagataatattatttgcgTCATAATAAAAAGGGATAAACAAAAGCTTGATTGGGATCCTGGATTTTAA